A genomic segment from Streptomyces sp. NBC_00459 encodes:
- a CDS encoding (2Fe-2S)-binding protein, with protein MSTEHPAEAETFPGESPTPPPTRRTFIATTTVVGGVAVAGGLIAASPALAAEETVAAEVVPGSRVSLTVNGVRRTVTIDNRTSLLDLLRERLDLTGSKKGCNAGACGACTVLVDGRRVNSCLTLAVRLEGAEVTTIEGLAKGDRLHPMQQAFIDQDAFQCGFCTSGQIMSGVGCIQEGHTGSAEEIREWMSGNLCRCGCYVKIERAVEQAAAGRK; from the coding sequence ATGTCCACCGAGCATCCCGCTGAAGCAGAGACTTTCCCCGGCGAGTCCCCCACGCCACCACCCACCCGGCGTACTTTCATCGCCACGACCACCGTTGTCGGAGGAGTCGCCGTGGCAGGCGGCCTGATCGCGGCGTCGCCCGCGCTCGCCGCCGAGGAAACGGTGGCCGCCGAGGTGGTGCCCGGCAGCCGGGTCTCCTTGACCGTCAACGGCGTCCGGCGCACCGTCACGATCGACAACCGCACCTCGCTGCTCGACCTCCTGCGCGAGCGACTCGACCTGACCGGCTCGAAGAAGGGCTGCAACGCCGGTGCCTGCGGCGCCTGTACGGTCCTGGTCGACGGACGCCGGGTCAATTCCTGTCTGACGCTGGCGGTGCGCCTGGAGGGCGCCGAGGTCACCACGATCGAGGGCCTGGCGAAGGGCGACCGGCTCCACCCGATGCAGCAGGCGTTCATCGACCAGGACGCCTTCCAGTGCGGTTTCTGCACATCGGGCCAGATCATGTCCGGCGTCGGGTGCATCCAGGAGGGTCACACGGGCTCCGCGGAGGAGATCCGGGAGTGGATGAGTGGCAACCTCTGCCGCTGCGGCTGCTACGTGAAGATCGAGCGCGCGGTCGAGCAGGCCGCCGCCGGCCGGAAGTGA
- a CDS encoding FAD binding domain-containing protein, with protein MHPFSYTKAADMREALSAGWRGGRYIAGGTTLVDLMRETVERPGSLVDISTLPLREVAVTARGGLRIGALVRMAEAAAHPKVRVLYPVVSEALELSASAQLRNMATIGGNIMQRTRCAYFRDVSAACNKREPGSGCAALQGYNRSHAILGTSDHCVATHPSDVAVAFAALEATVHLLGPDGERRVAFADFLLRPGKTPNREQALRQGELITAVEIPAHARPLKSGYLKVRDRQSYEFALTSAAVALHIRGGVIRDAKVAAGGVGTVPWKLPAVERHLIGERPSDRLWAEAAEHAADGAHPLSHNGFKPELLKRTVERQLRTVGGTK; from the coding sequence GTGCATCCCTTCAGCTACACCAAGGCCGCGGACATGCGTGAGGCTCTCAGCGCCGGTTGGCGCGGCGGGCGTTACATCGCCGGCGGCACCACGCTCGTCGACCTGATGCGGGAGACCGTCGAACGCCCCGGCTCACTGGTCGACATCAGCACCCTGCCACTGCGCGAAGTCGCCGTCACCGCGCGCGGGGGACTGCGCATCGGCGCCCTGGTCCGCATGGCCGAGGCCGCCGCCCACCCCAAGGTGCGTGTCCTGTACCCCGTCGTCTCCGAGGCGCTGGAGCTGAGCGCCTCGGCCCAGCTGCGGAACATGGCCACCATCGGTGGCAACATCATGCAGCGCACCCGCTGCGCCTACTTCCGTGACGTGAGCGCCGCCTGCAACAAGCGTGAGCCCGGCTCCGGGTGCGCCGCGCTGCAGGGCTACAACCGCAGCCACGCGATCCTCGGCACCTCCGACCACTGCGTGGCCACGCATCCCTCCGACGTCGCCGTGGCCTTCGCGGCACTGGAGGCGACCGTGCACCTGTTGGGCCCGGACGGGGAGCGCCGTGTCGCCTTCGCCGACTTCCTGTTGCGGCCCGGCAAGACACCGAACCGTGAACAGGCCCTGCGCCAGGGTGAGTTGATCACCGCTGTGGAGATTCCGGCCCACGCGCGCCCACTGAAGTCCGGTTACCTGAAGGTGCGCGACCGGCAGTCCTACGAGTTCGCGCTCACCTCGGCCGCAGTGGCCCTGCACATCCGTGGCGGCGTCATCCGCGACGCGAAGGTCGCCGCCGGCGGGGTGGGCACCGTGCCGTGGAAGCTGCCCGCCGTCGAGCGCCACCTCATCGGCGAACGCCCTTCCGACCGGCTGTGGGCCGAGGCCGCCGAGCACGCGGCCGACGGGGCCCACCCCCTCAGCCACAACGGCTTCAAGCCCGAGCTGCTCAAACGCACCGTCGAACGCCAGCTGCGCACCGTAGGAGGCACCAAATGA